A window of Chitinophaga sp. MM2321 contains these coding sequences:
- a CDS encoding Rieske (2Fe-2S) protein → MSDQPANDQHWKDDFPIRRTEATRVSRRDFARFLCLVSGGLAAGSAYVAIKANFFPPAEVQGEHFVCKASTVPVGGTRSFVIAGSEIPYILIRLENGEWRAYEQKCTHLSCAVFYKPGSGKIECPCHNGFFDAMTGENLEGPPPRPLPKLDVVVKGDDIYVKAFSNGIT, encoded by the coding sequence ATGTCTGATCAACCAGCAAACGACCAACACTGGAAAGATGATTTCCCGATCCGGCGCACGGAAGCCACGCGTGTAAGCCGCCGGGATTTTGCGCGCTTTTTATGCCTTGTTTCCGGTGGCCTTGCTGCCGGCAGCGCCTATGTAGCCATCAAAGCAAATTTCTTTCCACCGGCAGAAGTACAGGGAGAACATTTTGTATGTAAGGCCAGCACCGTACCCGTAGGTGGCACCCGGTCCTTTGTGATTGCAGGAAGTGAAATACCATATATCCTCATCCGCCTGGAAAACGGCGAGTGGCGGGCATATGAACAGAAGTGCACGCACCTGTCGTGCGCCGTTTTTTATAAACCCGGCAGCGGCAAAATAGAATGCCCCTGTCATAACGGTTTCTTCGACGCCATGACCGGGGAAAACCTGGAAGGACCGCCGCCAAGACCGCTCCCTAAACTAGATGTGGTAGTGAAAGGAGATGATATTTATGTAAAAGCATTCAGCAATGGTATTACCTGA
- a CDS encoding lectin-like domain-containing protein encodes MKKIRCLAACLLCLYGVVHAQLQQPYILNGSATQRTCNCYVLTEDVPGVSGTVWNKNKIDLRQSFNYVFDINLGCKDADGADGVGFILQTKGTNLGATGQGLGFKGISPSVGILIDTWQNFDENDPDYDHLTIQMNGLSDHNSSGNLAGPVQLLDGVDNIEDCQWHLLRIRWDAVSQQLEVSVDGQLRLLIQKDLVSDIFSGDPEVYWGFAGSTGGSSNKQQFCAALRPDFDFVAQQQIFCDGTAVPYTDNSSSFGTITRWWWDLGDGTISTISQPSPHLYPTAGYYNVKLVIEDNSGCISDTLNTPVIIGSYPVADFSTATLCLGTPLTIEDASTVKVGTLQDWAWDFGNGQTAATQNPSFPYTTAGKYPVQLKVTSAEGCSTTTEKELQVASSPAVMATGNNVCFGEFSVFQSNNLTPNINIKEWHWDLGNGDLDNNPDVSYRYPLGGEYTVQLYAVSDDDCTSNTVSLPTKIVRVKADAGRDTIISANQPLQLQALEANDLQYTWSPARGLSNRFIAAPVAVLQQDQTYELRVTSPEGCSDADLVHVKVYEGPAFYVPNAFTPNNDGRNDVFRVIAPGVPKLDFFRIWDRWGQEIFQSNSLSAAWDGTVRGQPAAAATYVWMVQGVDYTGRRFSRQGTVTLIR; translated from the coding sequence ATGAAAAAAATACGATGCCTGGCTGCTTGCCTGCTATGCCTGTATGGAGTGGTTCATGCACAGCTGCAACAGCCCTACATACTTAATGGCAGCGCCACACAGCGCACCTGCAATTGCTACGTTCTCACAGAAGACGTGCCGGGAGTGAGTGGAACTGTATGGAATAAAAACAAGATAGATCTCCGGCAATCCTTCAATTATGTATTTGATATCAACCTCGGCTGCAAAGATGCAGATGGTGCAGATGGTGTTGGATTCATATTACAGACAAAAGGCACTAACCTGGGCGCTACCGGCCAGGGACTAGGCTTTAAAGGCATCTCACCTTCCGTTGGTATACTCATTGACACCTGGCAGAACTTTGATGAAAATGATCCTGATTATGATCACCTCACTATTCAGATGAATGGCTTATCGGATCATAACAGCAGCGGTAACCTGGCAGGTCCTGTGCAATTGCTGGATGGGGTGGATAATATTGAAGACTGTCAGTGGCACCTGCTCAGGATCAGGTGGGATGCCGTATCACAACAGCTGGAAGTTAGTGTGGACGGGCAATTAAGGCTGCTTATACAGAAAGACCTCGTGAGTGATATCTTCAGCGGCGACCCGGAAGTGTACTGGGGTTTTGCCGGATCAACCGGTGGCAGTTCCAACAAACAACAGTTCTGCGCCGCCCTGCGACCGGATTTTGATTTTGTAGCACAACAGCAAATTTTCTGTGACGGCACCGCCGTACCCTATACCGACAACTCCAGTTCATTCGGCACTATCACCCGCTGGTGGTGGGATCTGGGAGATGGTACCATTTCAACGATATCGCAACCGTCGCCACACCTATATCCTACCGCAGGCTATTATAATGTGAAACTGGTGATAGAAGATAACAGCGGCTGTATTTCGGATACGCTGAATACGCCGGTCATCATTGGCTCCTACCCGGTGGCAGATTTCAGCACTGCCACGCTTTGCCTGGGAACACCCCTCACCATTGAAGATGCCAGCACCGTCAAGGTAGGTACCCTACAGGATTGGGCCTGGGATTTTGGAAATGGACAGACTGCTGCCACACAAAATCCTTCTTTCCCTTATACCACCGCTGGTAAATACCCGGTACAGTTAAAAGTAACCAGCGCAGAAGGTTGCAGCACCACCACCGAAAAAGAATTGCAAGTGGCGTCCTCACCCGCTGTGATGGCAACAGGCAATAATGTTTGCTTCGGCGAGTTCTCCGTATTTCAAAGCAACAACCTCACACCAAATATCAATATCAAAGAATGGCACTGGGATCTGGGCAACGGCGACCTTGATAACAACCCCGATGTCTCCTACCGGTACCCGTTGGGCGGTGAATATACCGTACAACTGTATGCCGTGAGCGATGACGACTGCACCAGCAATACCGTTTCTCTACCGACAAAAATAGTGCGTGTAAAAGCTGATGCCGGTCGCGACACCATCATATCGGCCAATCAACCCTTGCAACTCCAGGCACTTGAAGCAAACGATCTGCAATATACCTGGTCACCGGCCAGGGGCCTTAGCAACCGGTTCATAGCGGCGCCGGTGGCCGTTCTCCAGCAAGACCAGACCTACGAACTCAGGGTTACCTCGCCGGAAGGATGCAGCGATGCAGACCTGGTGCATGTTAAAGTGTATGAGGGGCCGGCCTTTTATGTGCCGAATGCATTCACACCCAATAACGATGGCCGCAACGATGTATTCCGTGTTATTGCACCGGGTGTACCGAAACTTGATTTCTTCCGGATATGGGACCGGTGGGGACAGGAAATCTTTCAAAGTAACAGTCTCTCCGCAGCCTGGGATGGCACCGTGCGCGGACAACCAGCTGCCGCAGCTACGTACGTATGGATGGTACAGGGGGTGGATTATACCGGAAGACGTTTTAGCAGGCAAGGCACGGTAACGCTTATACGATAA
- a CDS encoding RagB/SusD family nutrient uptake outer membrane protein: protein MNKYKWTLIYFAVIVFSSCSDKLDLTNPNKLTSETFWRNESDFKQAITACYTPLKNWNGGYYGTRGLMTRISRADDIEFRNDINEIYSMHRFTNDPNNAVAQNIFYQFYNAIYRANSILKEIEGKPFPAEFISGVRAEALFIRGMYYFMLAREFGDVPLRLIPSQDPASFPMAKSPQADIYAQAATDLKEAAGLLPLKNDIGKPTSGTAYAYLGKLYVYTKKWPEAKGTLEPLTKAPYTYQLVADYAWNFDEAHEHNSESIFEILYERVGGTDQWDNGEGANSAQTTTIAVEYAAGSVKGWFEAWPTKKMMDIFLQEKAAGGGMDYRVTTSVAWNYPGCMYYMKPIQQALNADELNNYWIIKYSNSKTRTEEAADIASTIDERAMRFADVILLLAECELETANPGGAIGYIDQIRTRGGNLLPYAGAKDAVAVKQELIHQRAIEFFKEGERFYDLRRWGLLEQELKAQDPIRFANFSKRNYYLPIPAKEIQTNTLCTKSEGW, encoded by the coding sequence ATGAACAAGTATAAATGGACACTGATATATTTTGCCGTAATTGTTTTCAGCAGCTGTTCGGACAAACTGGATCTTACCAATCCCAATAAGCTCACCAGTGAAACCTTCTGGCGCAACGAGAGTGATTTTAAACAGGCCATTACTGCCTGTTATACGCCACTGAAAAACTGGAACGGCGGCTACTATGGAACACGTGGCCTGATGACACGCATCAGCCGTGCAGACGACATTGAATTCAGAAATGATATCAATGAGATCTATAGCATGCACCGTTTTACCAACGATCCCAATAACGCGGTGGCACAGAATATTTTCTACCAGTTTTATAATGCCATCTACCGGGCCAATAGTATTTTGAAAGAGATAGAAGGCAAGCCATTCCCCGCCGAATTTATCTCCGGCGTACGTGCGGAAGCGTTATTCATCCGTGGGATGTATTACTTTATGCTGGCACGGGAGTTTGGAGATGTGCCGTTGCGCCTGATCCCCTCGCAGGACCCTGCCAGTTTCCCGATGGCAAAGTCGCCACAGGCGGATATCTATGCGCAGGCAGCCACCGATTTAAAAGAAGCAGCCGGTTTGCTGCCACTTAAAAATGATATCGGCAAACCTACGAGCGGTACCGCCTATGCTTACCTCGGCAAGTTGTATGTATACACGAAAAAGTGGCCGGAAGCGAAAGGCACCCTGGAGCCGCTTACCAAAGCACCATATACCTATCAACTGGTAGCTGACTATGCCTGGAATTTTGACGAGGCGCATGAACATAACAGCGAGAGCATTTTTGAAATCCTTTACGAAAGAGTAGGGGGTACTGATCAGTGGGACAACGGCGAAGGCGCTAACTCCGCACAAACTACTACGATAGCAGTGGAATATGCCGCCGGTAGTGTGAAAGGCTGGTTTGAAGCATGGCCTACAAAAAAGATGATGGACATCTTCCTGCAGGAGAAAGCCGCAGGTGGTGGTATGGATTATCGTGTAACCACCTCCGTAGCCTGGAATTATCCGGGGTGCATGTATTACATGAAACCGATCCAGCAGGCCCTGAATGCAGATGAACTCAATAACTACTGGATCATTAAATATTCAAATTCAAAAACACGCACGGAAGAAGCCGCAGATATAGCTTCTACTATTGATGAACGTGCCATGCGTTTTGCGGATGTTATTTTATTGCTGGCAGAATGTGAGCTGGAAACCGCTAATCCCGGCGGTGCTATCGGATACATTGATCAGATCAGGACCCGCGGTGGCAACCTGTTACCTTACGCCGGTGCAAAAGATGCCGTAGCGGTAAAGCAGGAACTGATCCATCAGCGGGCCATAGAATTTTTTAAAGAAGGCGAACGTTTTTATGATCTGAGAAGATGGGGATTGCTGGAGCAGGAACTGAAAGCGCAGGACCCGATCCGCTTTGCCAACTTCAGCAAACGGAATTATTATCTGCCTATTCCTGCCAAAGAAATACAGACGAACACCTTGTGTACGAAAAGCGAAGGTTGGTAA
- a CDS encoding MgtC/SapB family protein: MSPFVLSPWETILRLVISAILGSLVGWDRQRKEGAAGLRTHMLVSVGSTLVMIVSTYGFEDILGQRAVMLDPSRIAAQVISGIGFLGAGTILFLRQQVVKGLTTAAGLWSVAAVGLAVGSGLYLAAVFTTVIILLILAVVKPLEKKFFKSEKLNAIYLVLDLQKVGLLEIEAIIKSKGIEITEMIMHSNDDGSYQIKMTFESGTDQKLILAVTEQLNSTPGISRINLKI, from the coding sequence ATGAGTCCTTTTGTACTATCACCCTGGGAAACTATTTTAAGACTAGTCATTTCTGCTATACTGGGAAGCCTTGTAGGCTGGGACAGACAGCGCAAGGAAGGTGCTGCCGGCCTCAGAACGCATATGCTGGTATCTGTTGGTTCTACGCTGGTGATGATCGTATCTACTTACGGGTTTGAAGATATCCTGGGACAGCGAGCAGTGATGCTGGACCCTTCGCGTATAGCCGCACAGGTGATCAGTGGTATTGGTTTTCTCGGCGCCGGAACGATCCTTTTCCTCAGACAACAGGTGGTGAAGGGACTCACAACCGCCGCTGGACTATGGAGTGTGGCCGCTGTGGGGCTGGCCGTGGGCAGTGGCCTGTATCTTGCCGCTGTATTCACTACCGTCATCATTTTATTGATACTGGCGGTTGTAAAACCACTGGAGAAAAAGTTTTTTAAAAGTGAGAAGCTCAACGCCATTTACCTGGTCCTGGACCTGCAAAAGGTAGGGCTGCTGGAAATTGAAGCCATCATTAAAAGTAAAGGGATTGAAATAACGGAAATGATCATGCATAGCAATGATGACGGATCTTACCAGATAAAAATGACTTTTGAAAGTGGTACTGATCAGAAACTGATCCTCGCAGTAACCGAACAACTGAATAGTACGCCCGGTATCAGCAGGATTAATCTGAAGATCTAA
- a CDS encoding DUF6755 family protein: MSNFKEAQNKAHPNKTNTLTSALIVILILNVSIQIWLLYTGLNNALEKNRDIAWPAFFASFGLFLIGFCWLYFLPMGNKKADKD; encoded by the coding sequence ATGAGTAATTTCAAAGAAGCGCAGAATAAAGCGCATCCTAACAAAACAAACACCCTGACGTCTGCCCTTATCGTGATCCTTATTTTAAATGTAAGCATCCAGATATGGCTGTTATACACCGGGCTCAATAATGCATTGGAAAAGAACAGGGACATTGCCTGGCCGGCATTCTTCGCCTCCTTTGGATTATTCCTGATCGGGTTTTGCTGGCTGTATTTTTTGCCGATGGGCAATAAAAAAGCGGATAAGGACTAA
- a CDS encoding patatin-like phospholipase family protein has translation MNVLITSGGGAKGAFSVGALRHLMTTGGITAFDIISGTSTGALIAAMVAGNKIPDLVDIYLNNSNADVLNPQNAIDNLLNKKPYLYDTAPLENQIRQQIDAATYNNIMQSSTLLCLNTISLQTARLNIFSNKTVQPDQHYDTNIIDSRETMINALLGSTNQAVFMPPVMINGNQFVDGGNKEVIPTRVVISNLSGAADHQVYILSNNPDKQLQLTQTFTGLLDVLMRAITIFIQEVRENDLEVLRNYKKIAPVKIKVFYICPDKELDPVFPTGLRFDNLLMQAWMKQGQLKAKEILKKFPDGNL, from the coding sequence ATGAATGTACTAATAACCAGCGGTGGCGGTGCAAAGGGAGCCTTCAGCGTAGGCGCCCTCAGACATTTGATGACAACAGGCGGCATCACTGCTTTTGACATCATCAGCGGCACCAGCACCGGTGCGCTGATAGCCGCCATGGTAGCAGGAAATAAAATACCTGACCTGGTAGACATCTATCTCAATAACTCAAATGCAGATGTGCTCAATCCACAAAACGCCATTGATAACCTGTTGAATAAAAAGCCTTACCTGTATGATACGGCTCCCCTGGAAAATCAGATCAGGCAACAGATAGACGCCGCTACGTACAACAACATTATGCAGTCCTCCACGCTGCTATGTCTCAACACGATCAGTTTGCAGACTGCCCGGCTGAACATCTTTTCCAACAAAACGGTGCAACCAGATCAGCACTATGATACCAATATTATCGACAGCCGGGAAACGATGATAAACGCCTTGTTGGGCAGCACCAACCAGGCCGTTTTCATGCCGCCTGTAATGATCAACGGCAACCAGTTTGTAGATGGTGGCAACAAGGAAGTGATTCCTACCCGTGTGGTGATCAGCAATCTGTCCGGCGCTGCGGACCACCAGGTATACATCCTCAGTAACAATCCTGACAAGCAGCTACAGCTGACTCAGACCTTCACCGGCCTGCTGGACGTGCTGATGCGCGCTATCACCATATTCATACAGGAAGTGCGGGAAAACGATCTCGAAGTACTCAGAAATTATAAAAAGATTGCACCTGTAAAAATAAAAGTGTTCTATATCTGCCCCGATAAAGAGCTGGACCCGGTATTCCCCACCGGTCTGCGGTTCGATAACCTGCTCATGCAAGCCTGGATGAAACAGGGACAACTAAAGGCAAAAGAGATCCTGAAAAAGTTCCCTGATGGCAACCTGTAG
- a CDS encoding beta-N-acetylhexosaminidase: protein MRSFFLSLLGILLFLQNNAQQNAEQWRGPHTLAQLHAAPVALIPFPQQVEWHKEPWTSKGSVVIAYAATDTVKNAVRVLEATLSAAGIKTVQRVLKAGDPTPVGAIRLQTDKHLATKAEGYALRASAAGVVITGKDAAGLFYGVGTLKQLLLQQNNIWTIPGCTILDWPAFGLRGLMHDTGRNFQEISALKHQIDILSTYKYNTFHWHLTDNPAWRPQSRIFPQLNEAANRRPTRDPELSYSFDDIRELIAYARERYITVIPELDMPGHSAYFEPTFGFKMGSEQGMAVLEKLLDEFCDEIPAADCPVIHLGSDEVHIPDPEAFMRRMSARVIAHGRKVMIWNPGLKAPPGSIEQLWWDVGLGEYRASDGNPMVDSYAGYLNSRNALNLVQRYFFQQPCGRKEGDSMALGGILCCWPDVRVDDKEKILLHNPVWPGAITYSEAVWCGRPTFVKTYLDVLPDRKTIAWQHFNEFEQRLANHRDRFFKKEPFPFVAFSDLTWQLYGPYIRTNDQPDSATFAPEKAGSNPGKAITVPGGIVMVKSLIEQYALADSALETIYVTTEVFSNTAREIHAWIGFETAARSDRMSAGIPAAGQWDANGGTILVNNKAVPAPQWLQPGANRSLMHSWGKPAEEVPYTDEEFYWSRPPAALQLKKGWNKIMMRVPRSYKRQNWMCVFVPVKLNGDGRWVEDRSLGYRK from the coding sequence ATGAGATCATTTTTTTTATCACTACTGGGCATCTTGCTGTTTCTGCAAAACAACGCACAGCAAAACGCCGAGCAATGGCGGGGGCCTCATACACTGGCGCAGTTACACGCTGCTCCTGTTGCACTGATCCCTTTTCCGCAACAGGTGGAATGGCACAAAGAACCGTGGACAAGCAAAGGGAGTGTGGTTATTGCGTATGCGGCTACAGATACCGTTAAAAATGCAGTACGCGTATTGGAAGCAACCTTGTCGGCTGCCGGTATTAAAACCGTGCAGCGTGTACTGAAAGCCGGCGATCCAACACCTGTCGGTGCTATCAGGCTGCAAACAGATAAACACCTTGCTACAAAAGCTGAAGGGTATGCTTTACGGGCATCCGCTGCCGGTGTGGTGATCACGGGGAAAGATGCCGCTGGTCTTTTTTATGGTGTAGGAACGTTGAAACAGTTACTCCTGCAACAAAATAATATATGGACCATTCCGGGCTGTACCATCCTCGACTGGCCTGCTTTTGGTCTCCGTGGCCTCATGCATGACACCGGGCGTAATTTCCAGGAAATAAGCGCGCTGAAACATCAAATCGATATTCTTTCCACCTATAAGTACAACACTTTTCACTGGCACCTGACAGATAACCCGGCCTGGCGCCCGCAGAGCCGTATTTTCCCGCAGCTCAATGAAGCAGCCAACAGGCGGCCCACCAGGGACCCGGAGCTGTCATACAGCTTTGATGACATCCGGGAGCTGATTGCGTATGCGCGTGAACGTTATATCACTGTTATTCCTGAACTGGATATGCCTGGTCACAGTGCTTATTTTGAACCCACTTTCGGCTTTAAAATGGGTAGTGAGCAAGGGATGGCGGTACTGGAAAAACTGCTGGATGAATTCTGTGATGAAATCCCGGCGGCAGACTGCCCGGTCATTCACCTCGGCTCTGATGAAGTACATATTCCCGATCCGGAAGCATTCATGCGGCGCATGTCGGCGCGTGTAATAGCGCATGGCCGTAAAGTGATGATATGGAATCCGGGGCTGAAAGCGCCCCCCGGAAGTATTGAACAGTTATGGTGGGATGTTGGTCTAGGTGAGTACAGGGCTTCCGATGGTAACCCGATGGTAGACTCCTATGCCGGCTACCTCAATTCCCGCAATGCACTGAACCTGGTGCAACGCTACTTTTTTCAGCAACCTTGCGGACGCAAAGAAGGTGATTCGATGGCATTGGGCGGTATCCTTTGTTGCTGGCCGGATGTCAGGGTAGATGACAAGGAAAAAATCTTATTGCATAACCCGGTGTGGCCCGGCGCTATCACTTACAGTGAAGCGGTATGGTGTGGCCGGCCAACGTTTGTAAAAACTTACCTGGATGTACTTCCCGACAGGAAAACAATCGCCTGGCAGCACTTCAACGAGTTTGAGCAGCGGCTGGCGAATCACCGCGACCGTTTTTTCAAAAAGGAACCCTTTCCTTTTGTCGCCTTTAGTGACCTGACGTGGCAACTGTATGGCCCTTATATACGCACAAATGATCAGCCGGACAGTGCTACATTTGCACCTGAAAAAGCAGGTAGCAACCCCGGCAAAGCGATCACAGTACCGGGTGGGATTGTGATGGTGAAATCATTGATCGAACAATATGCATTGGCAGATAGCGCCCTGGAAACCATCTATGTCACCACGGAGGTATTCAGTAATACAGCCAGGGAAATTCATGCGTGGATAGGGTTTGAAACGGCTGCCAGATCGGATCGTATGAGTGCGGGTATTCCCGCTGCCGGTCAATGGGATGCCAATGGCGGTACCATCCTGGTCAATAATAAAGCAGTGCCCGCACCGCAATGGCTGCAACCCGGCGCTAACCGCTCTTTGATGCATAGCTGGGGAAAACCTGCCGAAGAAGTACCATACACGGATGAAGAATTTTATTGGTCTCGCCCACCAGCTGCACTTCAGCTCAAAAAGGGCTGGAACAAAATCATGATGCGGGTACCACGCAGCTACAAAAGACAAAACTGGATGTGCGTGTTTGTGCCGGTGAAACTGAATGGTGATGGCCGATGGGTAGAAGACCGGTCCCTTGGTTACAGGAAATAA